In the Bacillus shivajii genome, one interval contains:
- a CDS encoding LCP family glycopolymer transferase — MKKALIIIGSFIGVLILAVAGYAYHLYSSVQSTVDDQMHVSIEREKSAKRAIEVDVEAKEPLAFLLLGVDTSNVESGRSDTIMVITVNPEDESMKMLSIPRDTRTEIIGRGFDDKINHAYAFGGPEMAMDTVENYLDIPIDYFMAVNMDGFQDIVDALGGVTVDNPFSFTQSGHRFDEGEIFLEGEEALAYARMRRQDSRGDLGRNDRQRQIMTAIIDEGAHLSSVTRAQSILDAMGNNIATNLTFEQMMKIQSNYRSARHSMTTLEIDGHGDRINNIWYYIVPEEERQRVSGKLQAHLDLERAVANNTDNDDEDDDA, encoded by the coding sequence ATGAAAAAAGCTCTTATTATTATCGGTTCATTTATTGGCGTTCTTATTTTAGCTGTCGCAGGTTATGCCTATCATCTATACAGCTCTGTGCAAAGCACGGTAGACGACCAAATGCACGTGTCGATTGAACGTGAAAAATCAGCAAAACGTGCAATTGAAGTCGACGTAGAAGCAAAAGAGCCACTCGCCTTTTTACTATTAGGAGTCGACACAAGTAATGTCGAAAGCGGACGTTCCGACACGATTATGGTCATAACGGTTAACCCCGAAGACGAATCAATGAAAATGCTCAGCATTCCTAGAGATACAAGAACTGAAATTATCGGACGCGGCTTTGACGACAAAATCAACCACGCATATGCTTTCGGTGGTCCAGAAATGGCAATGGACACGGTCGAGAATTATTTAGACATTCCAATTGATTATTTCATGGCAGTCAACATGGATGGCTTCCAAGATATCGTTGACGCACTAGGCGGTGTCACTGTCGATAATCCCTTTTCCTTTACACAAAGCGGTCACCGATTTGATGAAGGAGAAATCTTTTTAGAAGGCGAAGAAGCGCTCGCATATGCTCGTATGAGAAGACAAGATAGCCGCGGTGACTTAGGCCGTAATGACCGTCAGCGCCAAATTATGACAGCCATTATTGATGAAGGTGCCCATTTATCTTCTGTAACAAGAGCACAGTCGATTTTAGACGCAATGGGTAACAACATCGCAACAAACTTAACATTTGAGCAAATGATGAAAATTCAAAGCAACTACCGTAGTGCCAGACATTCAATGACAACTCTCGAAATTGATGGCCACGGTGATCGGATTAATAATATTTGGTATTATATCGTTCCAGAAGAAGAACGTCAGCGCGTTTCTGGTAAACTACAAGCTCACCTAGATTTAGAGCGAGCAGTCGCTAACAACACAGATAATGACGACGAAGACGATGACGCATAA
- a CDS encoding SRPBCC family protein, with amino-acid sequence MPEFKYKQLIQAPMEVCFELARNVDIHMQITKDQAVCGVTEGLLEEGDNVTWEVQHFGIKQRLTAMVSFMDSPHKLVIMVRGTFQTYTHIREFFEVSDGTMMVGMLEYRSPFGLVGILADKLFLERYMQTLIKSRAKTFKKIAEAEVSQNLKGDTSSQ; translated from the coding sequence ATGCCCGAGTTTAAGTATAAACAGTTAATTCAAGCACCTATGGAAGTTTGTTTCGAATTGGCAAGAAATGTTGATATTCATATGCAAATAACAAAAGATCAAGCTGTTTGCGGAGTGACGGAAGGCCTTTTGGAAGAAGGGGACAATGTAACCTGGGAGGTACAACATTTTGGGATAAAACAAAGACTGACAGCAATGGTTTCATTTATGGACAGCCCTCATAAACTCGTTATCATGGTTCGCGGCACCTTCCAAACCTATACGCATATACGAGAGTTTTTTGAAGTGTCGGATGGCACTATGATGGTCGGCATGCTCGAATACCGATCCCCATTCGGACTAGTTGGCATACTCGCCGACAAGCTGTTTTTGGAAAGATATATGCAGACACTCATCAAATCACGCGCGAAAACATTTAAAAAAATAGCTGAGGCGGAAGTATCGCAAAACTTAAAGGGGGATACATCGAGTCAATAG
- a CDS encoding polysaccharide biosynthesis protein, which produces MGFKTRLGLLILVDSIIVLFSIYVGYWLLSSSATIVPTAIIVSSIALFVCHHIFAHRYKLYQRVWQYASIQELTAIFKAVTLSIVTVAVILLIGFQGFFIRTLLITWMLHILLIGASRFSWRLYRDTKLNKGKDKQRTLIIGAGDGGSMVARQLLNSETSELHPVAFVDDDVTKHNLEIMGLPVIGSVRDTAKVVEENNIDHILIAIPSLTKTDLNDIFSICSKTKVRTQIMPSVEDIMSGKVSVQQIRDVQVEDLLGREPVELDTEKIGNKLTGKTVVVTGAGGSIGSEVCRQVCNFTPEKIVLLGHGENSIYSIELELRNTYQDITIVTEIADVQDKERMNDVMHKHRPDVVYHAAAHKHVPLMERNPHEAVKNNVIGTKNVAEASHEAGVDTFVMISTDKAVNPTSVMGATKRIAEMVVQHMDIVSDTKFVAVRFGNVLGSRGSVIPLFKKQIEAGGPVTVTDPEMTRYFMTIPEASRLVIQAGAIAKGGEVFVLDMGEPVKIVDLAKNLIRLSGFSEDEIEITYTGMRPGEKLFEELLGENEVHKEQIYPQIYRGKTPQVNINVIYDLIDEFERNSTETLREKTLDIAHFRVESLSRLSVVK; this is translated from the coding sequence ATGGGGTTTAAGACGAGGTTAGGATTACTTATTTTAGTGGATTCAATCATTGTTTTATTTTCAATTTATGTTGGTTATTGGCTGTTAAGTTCATCTGCAACGATCGTACCAACAGCAATCATCGTCAGTTCAATTGCGTTATTTGTTTGTCATCATATTTTTGCACATCGCTACAAGCTGTATCAACGTGTGTGGCAATATGCGAGTATTCAAGAGTTGACGGCGATCTTTAAGGCGGTGACGCTATCGATCGTAACCGTTGCGGTGATTTTACTTATTGGCTTTCAAGGATTCTTCATTCGTACATTACTTATCACGTGGATGTTGCACATTTTACTGATCGGTGCGTCGAGATTTTCGTGGCGTTTATACCGCGATACGAAGCTGAATAAAGGAAAAGACAAACAGCGTACACTCATTATCGGTGCGGGTGACGGTGGGAGCATGGTTGCGCGTCAACTATTAAATAGTGAAACGTCTGAGCTTCACCCAGTCGCCTTTGTTGATGATGACGTAACGAAGCATAACCTTGAAATTATGGGTCTACCAGTCATCGGCAGTGTACGAGATACAGCAAAGGTCGTTGAAGAAAACAACATTGACCATATTTTAATTGCAATTCCGTCACTTACAAAAACAGATCTTAATGACATCTTCTCGATTTGTTCAAAAACAAAGGTACGTACACAAATCATGCCGTCTGTTGAAGACATTATGTCTGGAAAAGTGTCTGTTCAACAAATTCGTGACGTACAAGTAGAAGACTTACTCGGCCGTGAGCCGGTTGAACTTGATACAGAAAAAATCGGGAACAAGCTGACTGGAAAGACGGTCGTAGTAACAGGTGCAGGTGGCTCGATCGGTTCAGAAGTATGTCGTCAAGTGTGTAACTTTACCCCAGAGAAAATCGTCCTTCTTGGCCATGGTGAAAACAGTATTTATAGTATCGAATTGGAACTAAGAAACACGTATCAAGACATTACGATTGTGACAGAGATTGCCGATGTGCAAGATAAAGAACGGATGAATGACGTGATGCATAAGCATCGTCCAGATGTCGTCTATCACGCAGCAGCACATAAGCACGTCCCACTTATGGAAAGAAACCCGCACGAAGCGGTGAAAAACAATGTGATTGGAACAAAAAACGTTGCGGAAGCTTCTCATGAAGCAGGTGTTGATACGTTTGTGATGATCTCAACTGATAAAGCAGTGAACCCAACGAGTGTGATGGGGGCAACGAAGCGAATTGCAGAAATGGTTGTCCAGCATATGGATATTGTCAGTGACACGAAGTTCGTTGCGGTTCGGTTCGGTAACGTGCTCGGTAGTCGCGGCAGTGTCATTCCACTATTCAAAAAGCAAATTGAAGCAGGTGGGCCCGTCACAGTAACAGACCCAGAAATGACGCGTTACTTTATGACGATCCCAGAAGCATCACGACTCGTCATTCAAGCTGGAGCGATTGCAAAAGGTGGCGAAGTGTTCGTCCTTGATATGGGTGAACCAGTGAAAATCGTTGACCTTGCGAAAAACTTAATTCGTCTCTCTGGCTTTAGTGAAGACGAAATCGAAATCACCTATACAGGCATGCGTCCAGGAGAAAAACTGTTTGAAGAACTGCTCGGAGAAAACGAAGTTCACAAAGAACAAATTTATCCGCAAATTTATCGCGGGAAAACACCGCAAGTAAACATCAACGTCATTTACGATCTTATCGATGAATTTGAACGAAACAGCACGGAAACACTCCGTGAAAAAACGTTAGACATTGCGCACTTTAGAGTCGAGAGCTTGAGTAGGTTGAGTGTGGTTAAGTAA
- a CDS encoding nuclease-related domain-containing protein, translating to MIVKPPSLPLEIRRLEAILSRLDRAHLQWEDLNQMYQRKLAGFRGEISLDYYLRSLPNDNLILHDLKLPLNGRHFQIDILLLNPRYAMIYEVKNITGDLYFEHMHYQLIRKLKLEDEPEKTEVFQCPINQVKNLQWQLSEFFRSYNIDFPLPICGKVVLTNRNAAIKSDQDDKTVNDFVTRSWNILYQLRTLDKSYSRKTPVGDLHNIASHLIKEHDPWLSDFEQTPVPLDDLSIGIRCLKCGYLPLSRDYGTFYCQKCNKKSKDVYEETLVDFGLLKSTSITKREFKDFADLHCDSLASRSLRRLNLPFQGTFKNRKYDLKQFIIEKAKNWSRKRLF from the coding sequence TTGATTGTTAAACCTCCTTCGTTGCCTCTAGAGATCCGTCGGTTAGAAGCGATCCTCAGTCGATTGGATAGGGCCCACCTTCAATGGGAAGATCTGAACCAAATGTATCAGCGGAAGCTAGCTGGTTTTAGAGGTGAAATTTCGCTTGATTACTATTTGCGCTCACTCCCGAATGACAACTTGATTCTCCATGACCTCAAACTACCGCTAAACGGCCGCCACTTTCAAATTGACATTCTGTTATTAAATCCGAGATACGCGATGATTTATGAAGTGAAAAATATAACTGGGGACCTTTATTTTGAACACATGCACTATCAACTCATTCGTAAGCTCAAACTCGAAGATGAACCGGAAAAAACGGAGGTGTTCCAATGCCCGATAAACCAGGTGAAGAATCTTCAGTGGCAATTAAGTGAATTTTTCCGATCGTACAATATTGATTTTCCGTTACCTATTTGTGGGAAAGTCGTTCTTACGAATAGAAACGCCGCTATAAAAAGTGACCAGGATGATAAGACCGTCAACGACTTTGTTACTCGTAGCTGGAATATCCTCTATCAATTGCGGACTTTGGACAAGAGCTATTCAAGAAAAACCCCGGTTGGAGATTTACATAATATAGCCAGTCACTTAATAAAAGAACATGATCCTTGGCTTTCAGATTTTGAGCAAACCCCTGTTCCCCTTGATGACCTTTCAATCGGAATCCGCTGCCTCAAATGCGGGTATCTCCCGTTAAGTCGTGATTACGGCACCTTTTATTGTCAAAAATGCAATAAAAAATCAAAGGATGTTTATGAAGAGACATTAGTAGATTTCGGGTTATTAAAATCGACATCTATCACTAAACGTGAATTTAAAGACTTTGCCGACCTCCATTGCGACTCTCTTGCCTCAAGAAGCCTCCGTCGCTTAAACCTCCCATTTCAAGGAACTTTTAAAAACCGGAAGTACGACTTGAAACAATTTATTATTGAAAAAGCAAAAAACTGGTCACGAAAGAGGTTATTTTAA
- a CDS encoding YveK family protein has protein sequence MEETISLKEIFHTLKKRLKIIIVITAVAVAASAIVSYFMLTPTYQNSTQLLVNQSKEDGQPISQGDLRTNRELINTYNVIITSPRILEPVQEELGLERSVSNLRNQVSVRSEGDSQVVSISVEDTNPAMAVQIANTVATVFQRDIVDIMSVDNVSILSAAELSENPSPVNPNPTLNMAIALVVGLMAGVGLAFLLEFLDNTVKTEDDIEEKLGIPVLAAVSTINEVKAGKLGPSRSQSRTGRENFGA, from the coding sequence ATGGAAGAGACGATTAGTTTAAAAGAGATATTTCATACTTTAAAGAAGCGCCTAAAAATAATTATCGTAATAACAGCCGTTGCTGTTGCTGCAAGTGCAATTGTTTCGTATTTTATGCTTACTCCAACCTACCAAAATTCAACGCAATTACTCGTTAACCAATCCAAAGAAGACGGCCAACCTATATCCCAAGGGGACTTACGAACAAATCGAGAGTTAATTAATACGTATAACGTTATTATTACATCTCCACGTATTTTAGAACCAGTTCAAGAAGAGTTAGGCTTGGAACGATCTGTTAGTAATTTAAGAAACCAGGTTAGTGTTAGAAGTGAAGGGGATTCGCAAGTCGTAAGTATTTCTGTTGAAGATACGAACCCTGCAATGGCGGTGCAAATTGCAAATACCGTTGCAACCGTGTTCCAACGTGATATTGTCGACATTATGAGTGTAGATAATGTGTCGATCTTGTCAGCGGCGGAGCTTTCAGAAAATCCAAGTCCAGTTAACCCGAATCCGACATTAAACATGGCGATTGCTTTAGTTGTTGGATTAATGGCGGGGGTAGGACTCGCATTTTTACTTGAGTTCTTAGACAATACGGTGAAAACAGAAGATGATATTGAGGAAAAACTAGGGATTCCAGTATTAGCTGCCGTTTCTACCATTAATGAAGTGAAAGCGGGAAAACTTGGTCCATCAAGAAGTCAATCAAGAACAGGACGTGAGAACTTTGGCGCGTAG
- a CDS encoding tyrosine-protein phosphatase codes for MIDLHCHILPGVDDGAQTMEDVLEMAKVAEREGITRIVATPHHQNGKYINEKQGILDKVSEVNAELKKQSFALRILPGQECRLYGEILEDYDSGKVMTLANSQYLFVEFPSAQVPRYAKQMLYDIQLKGLTPVIVHPERNQVFMKKPEMLYNFVKDGSLTQVTAGSVAGKFGKKIRTFSLDMIEANLTHFLASDAHNTTNRSYHLLAAYDDIEEEFGESLVYFFRENAEIVLEHGHVMIERPEKIRQKKFLGLLLKV; via the coding sequence ATGATTGATCTCCACTGTCATATACTACCTGGAGTTGATGATGGGGCACAGACGATGGAAGATGTGCTAGAAATGGCAAAAGTTGCCGAACGAGAAGGGATAACAAGAATCGTGGCAACCCCGCATCATCAAAATGGGAAGTACATCAATGAAAAACAAGGAATTCTTGATAAAGTGAGCGAAGTGAATGCAGAGTTAAAGAAGCAATCGTTTGCTCTTCGTATTCTTCCAGGACAAGAATGTCGTTTATATGGAGAAATTCTCGAAGACTATGATTCTGGCAAAGTGATGACTTTGGCAAACAGTCAGTATTTATTTGTAGAGTTTCCGTCGGCACAAGTCCCAAGATATGCAAAACAAATGCTTTATGATATTCAATTAAAAGGGTTAACGCCGGTGATTGTTCACCCAGAGCGTAACCAAGTTTTTATGAAGAAGCCGGAAATGCTTTATAACTTTGTAAAAGACGGGAGCTTAACACAAGTAACCGCAGGCAGTGTTGCAGGGAAGTTCGGGAAAAAGATTCGAACTTTTTCTCTAGATATGATTGAAGCGAACTTAACACATTTTCTTGCCTCTGATGCACATAACACGACAAACCGTTCTTATCACTTACTCGCAGCTTACGATGACATCGAAGAGGAATTTGGTGAAAGTTTGGTTTATTTTTTTCGTGAGAACGCCGAAATTGTTCTTGAACATGGACATGTGATGATCGAACGTCCGGAAAAAATTCGACAAAAAAAGTTTCTTGGTTTATTATTAAAGGTTTAA
- a CDS encoding C40 family peptidase yields the protein MKKVVLSVTLAGSLFILPSISEAALGDQTLREGMRHNDVVELQEVLRDKGHFTFHTSTGFFGEITRSAVRDFQRSAGIQVDGIVGPQTFGALEVSGTSSNGSSSSSSSSTASNSSSSVTFETTLRNGMRGSHVRALQDALRDRGFSAGSSGIYGPKTIAGVRDFQRAAGIGVDGIAGPQTFGALNNGVSRESNETNISSSSSSSSSSDSSSSTNLASGLESTAKDLIGTPYSWGGTSPSGFDCSGFLGYVFSQNGVDIPRTVSGIHSASSSVSSPQKGDLVFFETYTSGPSHAGIYLGNGDFIHAGTSTGVTISNLSQSYWNQRYLGAGRIN from the coding sequence ATGAAAAAAGTTGTATTAAGCGTTACGTTGGCGGGTAGTTTGTTTATCTTACCTAGCATTTCTGAGGCAGCACTCGGAGATCAAACTTTGCGTGAAGGAATGCGTCACAATGATGTTGTCGAATTGCAGGAGGTTTTGAGAGACAAGGGCCACTTTACCTTCCACACATCGACAGGTTTTTTTGGGGAAATTACTCGAAGTGCTGTTCGTGATTTTCAACGCTCAGCAGGAATCCAAGTCGATGGTATTGTGGGACCTCAAACATTTGGAGCTCTTGAAGTAAGTGGGACAAGCTCGAACGGCTCTAGTTCAAGTAGCTCTAGTTCAACTGCTTCCAACTCAAGTAGTTCCGTTACATTCGAAACGACATTGAGAAACGGCATGCGCGGCAGTCATGTACGTGCACTGCAAGACGCATTGAGAGATCGAGGGTTTAGTGCTGGATCGTCTGGTATTTATGGGCCAAAAACGATTGCAGGTGTCCGAGATTTCCAACGCGCAGCAGGAATCGGCGTTGATGGCATTGCTGGCCCTCAAACGTTTGGAGCATTAAATAATGGCGTTAGCAGAGAGTCTAACGAAACGAACATTTCTAGTAGTTCAAGCAGTAGTTCTAGCTCTGACTCTAGCTCGTCTACTAATCTAGCATCCGGTCTTGAGTCCACTGCTAAGGATTTAATCGGAACACCGTACTCATGGGGAGGAACATCACCTTCTGGTTTTGACTGCAGTGGATTCTTAGGATATGTATTCAGCCAAAATGGTGTCGACATTCCAAGAACTGTTTCTGGAATCCATAGTGCAAGCTCAAGTGTGTCTTCACCGCAAAAAGGTGACTTAGTCTTCTTTGAAACGTACACTTCAGGACCATCTCATGCGGGAATTTACCTTGGTAACGGTGACTTCATCCATGCAGGTACATCCACTGGTGTAACAATTTCAAACCTAAGCCAGTCTTACTGGAACCAACGTTACTTAGGTGCAGGACGTATTAACTAA
- a CDS encoding acyltransferase yields the protein MSFNLVLDAILGERITFYEVECLACGFNEVYYADPHTNKQIGRACQHCDSIQVFDRNLEKKQMVQLDGLP from the coding sequence ATGTCATTTAATCTCGTACTAGATGCTATTTTAGGTGAGCGAATTACTTTTTATGAAGTAGAATGTTTAGCATGCGGCTTTAACGAAGTGTATTATGCAGATCCTCATACAAATAAACAAATTGGCAGAGCCTGTCAACATTGCGATTCGATCCAAGTCTTCGATCGTAACTTGGAAAAGAAACAAATGGTTCAATTAGATGGGTTACCATAA
- a CDS encoding CpsD/CapB family tyrosine-protein kinase, with the protein MARRRKKQVVSDKQRNLVTHFDKKSPISEQFRTLRTNIQFAAIDKKIQTIMVTSSTPGEGKSTTISNLAVVLAQQGKKVLIIDSDLRKPTVHFTFQLPNQKGLTTVLAKQTEFFDTVHETAVENLDVLTSGPVPPNPSELLGTKAMEMFIQELEKHYDYVLFDAPPVNVVTDPQILSRFCDGAILVVRSGKTEEDFAKKAVESLNKVDANILGAVLNDCDMKDSQYYYYYGEK; encoded by the coding sequence TTGGCGCGTAGAAGAAAAAAACAAGTCGTATCAGATAAACAACGAAACTTAGTCACACACTTTGATAAGAAATCTCCAATTTCAGAGCAATTTCGAACGCTGAGAACGAATATTCAATTTGCCGCGATCGATAAGAAAATCCAAACGATCATGGTTACTTCTTCAACACCTGGAGAAGGGAAATCGACAACGATTTCAAACTTAGCGGTTGTACTCGCGCAACAAGGGAAGAAAGTTCTAATTATTGACTCTGATTTACGTAAACCAACGGTTCACTTTACGTTCCAGCTACCGAACCAAAAAGGGTTAACGACCGTTCTTGCAAAACAGACGGAATTCTTCGATACGGTTCATGAAACAGCGGTTGAGAACTTAGATGTGTTAACATCTGGTCCAGTTCCACCAAATCCGAGTGAATTGCTGGGAACGAAAGCGATGGAAATGTTCATTCAAGAGCTTGAAAAGCATTATGATTACGTATTATTTGATGCACCACCAGTGAATGTTGTAACAGACCCACAGATTTTGTCACGTTTTTGTGATGGAGCGATCTTAGTTGTAAGAAGTGGAAAGACAGAAGAAGATTTTGCAAAAAAGGCCGTTGAATCATTAAATAAGGTTGACGCAAATATTCTAGGTGCTGTGCTAAATGATTGTGATATGAAAGATTCGCAGTACTATTATTATTACGGTGAAAAATAA
- a CDS encoding penicillin-binding transpeptidase domain-containing protein — protein sequence MRKRLSFIFYVIITVAFVAACSDEKQVNPEDTINDYITAWENQNYEAMEDALSEDSQDEYDWEFRERFEKIHGDLGIEAIDVHFESINFEEEEIDLDEIDTLNYDANVQMKSRLGDISYSTNITLLKTVQTIEDEEVDVWKIEWHPSHLFIGLQENNDQIHISTESPERGTIYDRNGQELAVNGEIYEAGFVPERLDDFDEATKMFAEILNLNIDTVRDLADNYPDNPDWFAPVQQLSLTDPRTEQLLEIPGVLLNRKEGREYPYGEEFAHLIGYIGPITAEELEEREGEQYETHSVIGKRGLEIVLEEQLRGKPGVTVTVFDNEGNTRDIIIKEDPVHGEDITLTVDAHLQRQLAETLSNNAGAGVVMNPSTGEVLALASLPAYDSNLRYLRLPDPRAEDIDDSNTLLTRRFQQAYSPGSVFKPFTAAAGLEEGTLDPGETIHIDGKQWQADESWGNYRVTRVNEHVNEVNFKTAMEYSDNIYFAQQALALGVEQLEAWAERFGFGKPMPFGFPMYASTLTNDGITSDVLLADTGYGQGQVQMPPVHLASLYTMFVNDGNIPQPRLFDDESEEMWKENLISEETATTVLNSLIAVVEDRNGTAFRENLGHTRNLAGKTGTAELKQSQDDDDSNEELGWYVALDYEEEDLLVTVVVENVENKGGSGYVVDLVNEFIGNLE from the coding sequence ATGCGAAAGAGGCTTTCTTTCATTTTTTATGTAATTATAACAGTTGCCTTCGTTGCCGCATGTTCAGATGAAAAACAAGTAAATCCAGAAGATACTATAAATGATTACATCACGGCCTGGGAAAATCAGAACTATGAGGCGATGGAGGATGCGTTGAGCGAAGACTCACAAGATGAATATGATTGGGAGTTTAGAGAGCGTTTTGAAAAAATTCATGGAGATTTAGGAATCGAAGCGATTGATGTCCATTTTGAGTCGATTAATTTTGAGGAGGAAGAAATCGACTTAGATGAAATTGATACACTCAATTACGATGCGAATGTTCAGATGAAGTCAAGACTTGGGGACATATCCTACTCTACGAATATCACACTTTTGAAAACGGTTCAAACGATCGAAGACGAGGAAGTCGATGTTTGGAAAATTGAGTGGCACCCATCGCATTTATTTATTGGTCTCCAAGAAAATAATGATCAAATCCACATTTCAACGGAATCGCCGGAACGTGGGACGATTTATGACCGCAATGGCCAAGAACTCGCAGTGAATGGTGAAATTTATGAAGCAGGCTTTGTCCCTGAGCGATTGGACGATTTTGATGAAGCAACAAAAATGTTTGCGGAAATTTTGAACCTCAATATCGATACCGTTCGCGATCTCGCCGACAATTATCCCGACAATCCTGATTGGTTCGCACCCGTTCAGCAACTGTCATTAACAGACCCAAGAACGGAACAATTACTGGAAATCCCAGGTGTTCTACTTAACCGTAAGGAAGGGCGTGAATATCCGTACGGAGAGGAATTCGCTCATCTCATTGGTTATATCGGTCCAATTACCGCGGAAGAACTAGAGGAACGTGAAGGTGAACAGTATGAAACCCATTCTGTTATCGGAAAAAGAGGATTAGAAATCGTCCTCGAAGAACAGTTACGCGGGAAGCCTGGGGTGACGGTTACCGTTTTCGACAATGAAGGAAACACAAGAGATATCATTATTAAAGAAGATCCCGTTCATGGAGAAGACATTACGTTGACGGTTGATGCGCACCTGCAACGTCAGCTCGCTGAAACACTCAGTAATAATGCAGGAGCAGGTGTCGTCATGAATCCATCTACCGGCGAAGTGCTTGCTCTTGCTAGTTTACCTGCTTACGACTCAAACCTTCGTTATTTGCGACTACCTGACCCAAGAGCAGAAGACATCGATGATTCGAACACGTTACTGACACGAAGGTTTCAACAAGCATACTCACCTGGCTCTGTTTTTAAACCATTTACAGCAGCCGCAGGACTTGAGGAAGGCACCTTGGATCCTGGTGAAACGATCCATATCGATGGCAAACAGTGGCAAGCTGATGAAAGCTGGGGGAACTACCGGGTGACGCGTGTTAATGAACATGTCAATGAAGTCAATTTTAAAACAGCGATGGAGTACTCGGACAACATTTACTTTGCCCAGCAAGCGTTAGCACTCGGTGTTGAGCAATTGGAAGCATGGGCGGAGCGTTTCGGATTCGGCAAACCGATGCCATTTGGTTTTCCGATGTACGCTTCAACGCTTACAAATGACGGAATCACTTCTGATGTCCTTCTAGCTGACACAGGCTACGGCCAAGGACAAGTGCAGATGCCCCCCGTCCATTTAGCAAGTCTTTATACGATGTTTGTTAATGACGGAAACATCCCACAGCCACGCTTATTTGACGATGAGAGCGAAGAAATGTGGAAAGAAAATCTTATCTCAGAAGAAACGGCAACGACCGTATTAAACAGTCTCATTGCCGTCGTGGAAGACCGAAACGGAACCGCCTTTCGTGAAAACTTAGGTCATACCCGCAATCTAGCAGGAAAAACGGGCACAGCCGAGCTCAAACAATCACAAGACGATGATGATTCCAATGAAGAACTCGGCTGGTACGTTGCTCTCGATTATGAAGAGGAAGACCTCCTCGTCACAGTGGTGGTTGAAAATGTGGAAAATAAAGGAGGTAGCGGCTACGTCGTCGACCTCGTCAATGAATTTATAGGAAATTTAGAATAA